In Selenomonas dianae, a genomic segment contains:
- a CDS encoding ABC transporter permease/substrate-binding protein, giving the protein MELLHAVFSIFSERSAFFVQLLVEHLWISGAAIGIAVVLGGAAGILIHRYERAAAPTLGTVNFLYTIPSISMLGFLIPFFGIGNRSAIIALTIYALLPMVRATHTGLAQIQPSLVEAAVGMGGSAFHVLTRVQIPLAMPVIMSGIRNMATMTIALAGIASFIGAGGLGVAIYRGITTNNPALTIAGSLLIAVLALVVDGALGQVEAWLKCPARITGNVRTAYAGAAAVLLIAVSTVTYGFFGKADVVHVATKPMTEQLIMGEMLKMVIEHDTGLEARITAGVGGGTSNIHPGMESGAFDIYPEYTGTGWNMVLKEASKYSEELFPQLTEEYERHFAMRWVGMYGFNDTFGIAVRREIAEQYDLHTYSDLRRVAPQLTFGAEYDFFERADGYPTLCKAYGLNFARTVDLDIGLKYQALANKQIDVMIVFTTDGQLAAADARVLTDDRNFFPSYRCGNVVRAEVLERHPELVPVLEKLTDSITDEEMAAMNYAVESEGKEPHAVAEEFLRGKRLL; this is encoded by the coding sequence ATGGAGCTATTGCACGCAGTTTTTTCCATCTTTTCAGAACGCAGTGCGTTCTTTGTACAGCTTTTGGTTGAGCATCTGTGGATCTCGGGGGCGGCAATCGGCATCGCTGTCGTGCTCGGCGGAGCGGCGGGCATCCTCATTCATCGTTATGAGCGCGCGGCGGCACCGACGCTTGGCACGGTGAACTTCCTCTATACGATCCCGTCGATTTCGATGCTCGGATTTTTGATTCCGTTTTTCGGCATCGGCAACCGCTCGGCGATCATTGCACTCACGATCTACGCACTCCTGCCGATGGTGCGCGCGACGCATACGGGGCTCGCGCAGATACAGCCCTCGCTTGTGGAGGCGGCAGTCGGCATGGGCGGCTCGGCGTTTCATGTGTTGACGCGCGTTCAGATTCCGCTTGCGATGCCCGTCATCATGTCCGGGATTCGCAATATGGCGACGATGACGATTGCACTTGCCGGCATTGCGTCCTTTATTGGTGCGGGCGGTCTCGGTGTCGCCATCTATCGCGGCATCACGACGAACAACCCCGCGCTCACGATTGCGGGGAGCCTCCTGATCGCCGTGCTTGCGCTCGTGGTGGACGGCGCACTGGGGCAGGTCGAGGCGTGGCTGAAATGCCCCGCACGTATCACAGGAAACGTACGCACTGCCTATGCGGGGGCAGCTGCCGTACTGCTCATTGCCGTGAGCACAGTGACCTACGGCTTCTTCGGCAAGGCGGATGTCGTTCACGTTGCGACAAAGCCAATGACGGAGCAGCTGATTATGGGCGAGATGCTTAAAATGGTCATCGAGCACGATACGGGGCTCGAAGCACGCATCACAGCAGGCGTCGGAGGCGGCACGTCGAACATCCACCCCGGGATGGAGAGCGGCGCATTCGACATTTACCCGGAGTATACGGGAACGGGTTGGAACATGGTGCTCAAGGAGGCGTCAAAATACAGCGAGGAACTGTTTCCGCAGCTGACCGAGGAATATGAGCGGCATTTTGCGATGCGTTGGGTCGGGATGTACGGCTTCAACGATACGTTCGGCATTGCCGTGCGGCGTGAGATTGCGGAGCAGTATGATCTGCACACGTATTCTGACCTGCGCCGCGTCGCACCTCAACTCACCTTTGGTGCGGAGTACGATTTCTTTGAGCGTGCGGATGGTTATCCTACGCTCTGCAAGGCGTATGGGCTGAATTTTGCCCGCACGGTCGACCTTGATATTGGGCTGAAATATCAGGCACTCGCAAACAAGCAAATTGATGTGATGATTGTGTTCACGACAGACGGACAGCTTGCGGCGGCGGATGCGCGTGTGCTCACGGATGATCGGAACTTTTTCCCGTCCTACCGTTGCGGCAACGTTGTGCGTGCCGAGGTATTGGAGCGGCATCCGGAGCTTGTGCCTGTGTTGGAGAAGCTGACGGACAGTATTACGGATGAGGAGATGGCAGCGATGAACTACGCTGTCGAGAGCGAGGGGAAGGAACCGCACGCGGTCGCGGAGGAATTTCTGCGCGGGAAGAGACTGCTTTGA
- a CDS encoding zinc-binding dehydrogenase: protein MREERLRELFAYVENYRVRVQPERVFSLSETAEAHRWLEGQNGFGKAVVLV from the coding sequence GTGCGTGAGGAACGTCTGCGTGAACTGTTTGCGTATGTTGAAAACTATCGTGTTCGCGTGCAGCCGGAGCGCGTCTTTTCCCTCTCGGAGACGGCGGAGGCACATCGCTGGCTTGAAGGACAAAATGGATTTGGCAAAGCGGTTGTTCTCGTATAG
- a CDS encoding HAD-IC family P-type ATPase, whose translation MKKFFSTFSHFIASVILATAVAGYWYIAGDSSPQTASEIFLGVFLAASPLPFMVSRRLIALRIKRRLRDTAITCSRMGALTELLQVDTVAFNRNGTLTEGNVFISALIPEGMTQGSLLALAASAEREATHPYAHALYDTAVQRGLHLQRHSAARETESFGVEALIARTPVRVGKKEWLQEENIEISAALLTRADQLATSGQTPLFVSSSKYARGIIAVRDDVRAEVRRALNALKERGLSLILLTGETKRLANATGKELRISEVRSDLTGVDKAREIRLLQSRGAVVAMVGDPTADQAAMRAADISIGCPSAYEKPPADEADEMPHDPLHEELLRGPDSTEDAPSIEPLMPPEDAAYFESQALRNQGRSANFVPDITLDAAGLPSLVSLWDTCNAARTRAKQNRWLGILFLLLFVPAAAGAFEFYGGVPLPYPFVTGALVLLLVMLIANAFRE comes from the coding sequence TTGAAGAAATTTTTCTCCACATTTTCCCATTTCATCGCCAGTGTCATTCTCGCGACGGCTGTCGCCGGATATTGGTACATAGCGGGAGATTCCTCGCCGCAAACAGCGTCCGAAATCTTCCTAGGCGTATTCCTCGCCGCCTCGCCGCTTCCGTTCATGGTTTCCCGCCGGCTCATCGCCCTCAGGATCAAACGCCGGCTGCGGGACACTGCCATCACCTGCAGCCGCATGGGCGCGTTGACTGAACTGTTGCAGGTGGACACGGTTGCATTCAACCGCAACGGCACGCTCACGGAGGGCAATGTCTTCATCTCCGCGCTCATCCCCGAGGGCATGACACAGGGCTCACTCCTCGCGCTTGCCGCGAGTGCCGAGCGTGAGGCGACGCATCCCTATGCGCACGCGCTCTACGATACCGCCGTCCAGCGCGGTCTGCATCTACAGCGTCACTCTGCCGCACGTGAAACGGAGAGCTTCGGCGTGGAGGCACTGATCGCACGCACACCCGTACGCGTTGGAAAAAAGGAATGGCTACAGGAAGAAAACATTGAAATCAGTGCGGCACTTCTCACACGTGCCGATCAGCTCGCCACGAGCGGACAAACGCCGCTCTTCGTCAGCTCAAGCAAGTACGCGCGCGGCATCATCGCCGTCCGCGACGATGTGCGCGCCGAGGTGCGGCGCGCCCTGAACGCACTCAAGGAGCGCGGGCTCAGCCTCATTCTCCTCACGGGCGAGACGAAACGTCTCGCAAACGCGACGGGCAAGGAGCTGCGCATCAGCGAAGTGCGCTCCGATCTCACGGGCGTGGACAAGGCACGCGAAATACGGCTGCTCCAATCGCGCGGCGCAGTTGTCGCAATGGTAGGCGATCCAACGGCAGATCAAGCTGCCATGCGTGCGGCAGACATCAGCATCGGCTGTCCATCCGCCTACGAGAAGCCACCCGCAGACGAAGCGGACGAGATGCCGCACGATCCGCTGCACGAGGAACTCCTGCGCGGGCCGGACAGCACCGAAGATGCGCCCTCCATCGAGCCGCTCATGCCCCCGGAGGATGCTGCCTACTTCGAATCACAGGCACTGCGCAATCAGGGACGATCCGCGAATTTCGTGCCGGACATCACCCTCGATGCCGCAGGACTTCCGAGTCTCGTTTCCCTCTGGGACACATGCAACGCTGCACGCACGCGTGCGAAGCAGAACCGTTGGCTCGGGATCCTTTTTCTGTTGCTGTTTGTTCCTGCCGCAGCAGGCGCATTCGAGTTCTATGGCGGCGTTCCTCTCCCCTATCCTTTTGTCACGGGAGCACTGGTACTCCTCCTCGTGATGCTGATTGCAAATGCGTTTCGAGAATAG
- a CDS encoding cytochrome ubiquinol oxidase subunit I: protein MEEVLLSRWQFAITTIYHFLFVPVTLGMAIFVALLETCYVKTKRPEWKKTCRKLVNFFGTLFLINFAMGVVTGIVQEFHFGMNWSEYARFMGDIFGAPLALEALTAFFLESTFLGIWMFGWDKLSEKAHLACIWLVALGSNLSAFWILVANSFMQHPVGYTIANGRAEMANFFELITNHYILGEQSHTLFAGITTAGFVVMAVSAWKLLHDEESRYAFTQTLKAGALYTMVGVVGVIASGHLHTQYLAQASPMKLAAMEALWETEDPAPFAVLAYPNMEKGKNDFEITIPYMFTIMVHDNIKGEVRGINDLQKEAVQKYGEGDYRPHVTMLFYAFRAMVGAGFFMVLVSFVVFYLAKKDKLLSGKPLLRALPWLVVVPFIANSCGWIVAEMGRQPWLVVGLQKTMDGVSPNLTSAEIMISMVGFTVVYLLLLITALYLAFRFIRRTQITPAIEGGK, encoded by the coding sequence ATGGAAGAAGTGCTGCTGTCACGATGGCAGTTTGCAATCACCACCATCTATCACTTTCTCTTCGTCCCCGTCACTCTCGGCATGGCGATCTTCGTCGCACTGCTTGAGACGTGTTACGTGAAGACGAAGAGGCCGGAGTGGAAGAAAACCTGCCGGAAGCTCGTCAATTTCTTCGGCACGCTCTTTCTCATCAACTTTGCGATGGGTGTTGTCACAGGTATCGTTCAGGAGTTCCACTTCGGCATGAACTGGTCGGAGTACGCACGCTTCATGGGCGACATCTTCGGCGCACCTCTGGCGCTTGAGGCACTGACTGCGTTCTTCCTTGAGTCAACGTTCCTCGGCATCTGGATGTTCGGCTGGGACAAGCTGTCCGAAAAGGCGCATCTCGCCTGTATCTGGCTCGTTGCGCTCGGCAGCAACCTGTCGGCGTTCTGGATTCTCGTCGCCAACTCTTTCATGCAGCACCCCGTCGGCTACACGATCGCCAATGGACGCGCGGAGATGGCAAACTTCTTTGAACTCATCACGAACCACTACATCCTCGGCGAGCAGTCGCACACGCTCTTTGCGGGCATCACGACAGCGGGCTTTGTCGTCATGGCAGTGTCGGCATGGAAGCTGCTCCACGATGAGGAGTCGCGTTATGCGTTCACGCAGACGCTCAAGGCGGGCGCACTCTACACGATGGTCGGTGTTGTCGGTGTCATCGCCAGCGGTCACCTGCACACGCAGTACCTTGCACAGGCGAGTCCGATGAAGCTCGCGGCGATGGAGGCGCTCTGGGAGACGGAGGATCCCGCACCGTTCGCCGTGCTCGCCTATCCGAACATGGAGAAGGGCAAGAACGATTTCGAGATCACAATCCCCTATATGTTCACGATCATGGTGCATGACAACATCAAGGGCGAGGTGCGCGGCATCAACGATCTCCAAAAAGAGGCCGTGCAGAAGTACGGCGAGGGCGACTACCGCCCGCACGTCACCATGCTGTTCTATGCGTTCCGTGCAATGGTCGGCGCAGGGTTCTTCATGGTGCTCGTTTCGTTCGTCGTGTTCTATCTGGCGAAAAAGGACAAGCTGTTGTCCGGAAAGCCGCTCCTGCGTGCGCTCCCGTGGCTCGTGGTCGTCCCCTTTATCGCAAACTCCTGCGGCTGGATTGTCGCAGAGATGGGGCGTCAGCCGTGGCTTGTGGTCGGACTCCAAAAGACGATGGACGGCGTATCGCCAAATCTCACCTCTGCTGAGATCATGATTAGCATGGTCGGCTTTACGGTGGTCTATCTGCTGCTCCTGATCACGGCGCTCTACCTTGCCTTCCGCTTCATCCGCCGCACGCAGATCACACCTGCCATCGAAGGAGGGAAGTAA
- the cydB gene encoding cytochrome d ubiquinol oxidase subunit II — MDYNILWFVLIVVLFTGFFFLEGFDYGVGTLLTLLSDKESDRSQIIRTIGPVWDGNEVWMITAGGATFAAFPHMYATMFSTFYLALFLMLIALILRGVAFEFRHHREDAAWQRRWSCAIAFGSIVPAFLWGVAVTNLIAGLPIGADKIYQGNFFGLLTPYTVIGGLTFVTVFAFHGAAFLRLRLTSTYLLDRARVLGLKFGVAAALLYVLCMILTYVETDLYASPLATGALVFSAAAFVAGLGAMYKGAQTSAFVLGGLAIVGTTIGFFAGLFPRLMVSSLNSGWSLTIYNASSTEYTLSIMTIAAAILVPVVLAYQIWTYYVFRKRISPNDAEHQAY; from the coding sequence ATGGACTACAATATTCTCTGGTTCGTGCTCATCGTCGTCCTCTTTACGGGATTCTTCTTCCTGGAGGGATTTGACTACGGTGTCGGCACGCTTCTCACGCTTCTCTCGGACAAAGAGAGTGACCGTTCCCAGATCATCCGTACGATCGGACCTGTCTGGGACGGCAACGAGGTCTGGATGATCACGGCGGGCGGTGCCACCTTTGCGGCGTTCCCGCATATGTATGCAACGATGTTCAGCACGTTCTACCTCGCGCTCTTTCTCATGCTCATCGCGCTCATCCTGCGCGGTGTCGCGTTCGAGTTCCGCCATCACCGCGAGGATGCCGCATGGCAGCGCCGTTGGTCATGCGCGATTGCGTTCGGCAGTATCGTCCCTGCATTCCTTTGGGGCGTTGCCGTTACGAATCTGATTGCAGGTCTGCCCATCGGCGCAGACAAGATTTATCAGGGCAATTTCTTTGGTCTTCTGACCCCCTACACGGTGATCGGCGGTCTGACCTTTGTCACAGTCTTTGCCTTCCATGGCGCGGCATTCCTGCGCCTGCGCCTCACGAGCACCTACCTCCTCGACCGCGCACGCGTGCTCGGTCTGAAGTTCGGTGTCGCTGCGGCACTTCTCTACGTGCTCTGCATGATCCTCACCTATGTGGAGACGGATCTCTATGCCAGCCCGCTTGCCACAGGCGCACTCGTCTTCTCGGCAGCAGCGTTTGTAGCAGGGCTTGGCGCAATGTATAAGGGTGCTCAGACCTCCGCGTTTGTCCTCGGCGGTCTTGCGATTGTCGGAACGACGATCGGCTTCTTCGCAGGACTCTTCCCGCGTCTCATGGTTTCAAGCCTCAACTCCGGATGGAGCCTCACGATCTACAACGCATCCTCGACGGAGTACACGCTCTCCATCATGACGATTGCGGCGGCAATCCTCGTGCCCGTTGTCCTTGCCTATCAGATTTGGACCTACTACGTCTTCCGCAAGCGTATCTCACCAAACGATGCGGAACATCAAGCATACTGA
- the cydD gene encoding thiol reductant ABC exporter subunit CydD yields MKKKKSILRSALQSERNMLLTRIAIELLHGGLVIAAAWETATIVNAAFMEHGGLAETASDLLMLFLCVLSMALLRLPKGRIEARLSDRIRLSARAALHKAMLLSGRSFEGALTLTLERVDALDPFFHTVLPTMIAGAVIIPLILIVTLIADPLSALLFLVTLPIAPFLLFLIGKATRRASERQWDKMQVLTDGFAELVRAAMTLKVFRRIDAEGAHLTHMSHSFAEASLSVLRLAFVSAFALELITTLSIALIAVSIGLRLLDGMMEFRTAFFVLILAPAFYQPLREGGIAFHAAMDAKTAEAALLPYVDLPPPADGTRSQILSPPAVRTENLSYRYPLTEETVLANLNLSFPAGKSTVLAGASGIGKSTLLLLLAGQIAPTEGSILLADGAGNANMFDLAHLSETTRAHLITYVPQEPHIFTATLAENVRLWLPNATDGAVTAALEAAALGDFLRTLPDGLQTPLGQGGHPLSAGQRHRLGLARAFFQNRPIVLLDEITAGLDGDTEALVIDALTRFAHHRTLILTSHRPALITWADHVITLGGGEI; encoded by the coding sequence ATGAAGAAAAAGAAGTCCATTCTACGCTCTGCACTCCAATCGGAACGAAATATGCTTCTCACACGCATAGCGATTGAGCTCCTTCACGGAGGGCTCGTCATTGCAGCGGCATGGGAAACAGCTACGATTGTGAATGCGGCATTCATGGAGCATGGCGGACTTGCCGAAACAGCATCAGATCTTCTGATGCTGTTTTTGTGCGTCCTCTCGATGGCGCTCCTGCGTCTGCCGAAGGGGCGCATAGAGGCACGCCTCTCCGACCGCATCCGCCTCTCTGCACGGGCGGCGCTCCACAAGGCTATGCTGCTCTCCGGACGCTCTTTTGAGGGAGCGCTGACGCTCACCCTTGAGCGTGTGGACGCTCTCGATCCATTTTTTCATACGGTTCTGCCCACAATGATTGCGGGTGCTGTAATCATCCCGCTCATACTCATTGTGACATTGATTGCAGACCCGCTCTCCGCCCTGCTCTTTCTCGTGACACTGCCGATCGCGCCGTTCCTGCTCTTCCTCATCGGAAAGGCGACACGCCGTGCGAGCGAGCGTCAGTGGGACAAGATGCAGGTGCTCACGGACGGATTTGCGGAACTTGTCCGCGCGGCGATGACGCTCAAGGTCTTTCGCCGCATTGATGCCGAGGGGGCTCATCTCACGCATATGAGCCACAGCTTCGCCGAGGCATCCCTCTCCGTCCTGCGCCTTGCCTTTGTTTCTGCGTTCGCACTTGAGCTGATTACCACACTCTCGATTGCGCTGATTGCCGTCTCCATCGGTCTGCGCCTCTTGGACGGCATGATGGAGTTTCGGACAGCATTCTTTGTGCTTATCCTTGCCCCTGCATTCTATCAGCCACTGCGCGAGGGCGGCATTGCATTCCACGCGGCGATGGACGCAAAGACGGCGGAGGCGGCACTCCTTCCCTATGTGGATCTTCCTCCTCCCGCCGACGGTACGCGCAGTCAAATCCTCTCGCCGCCCGCCGTACGTACGGAAAACCTGTCCTATCGCTATCCGCTGACCGAGGAAACGGTGTTGGCAAATCTGAACCTCTCCTTCCCTGCGGGAAAATCCACCGTACTTGCGGGTGCGAGCGGCATCGGCAAATCGACGCTGCTGCTCCTGCTCGCGGGACAGATTGCACCGACGGAGGGAAGCATCCTGCTCGCGGACGGTGCGGGAAACGCGAATATGTTTGACCTTGCGCATCTATCGGAAACAACGCGCGCACATCTCATCACCTACGTTCCGCAGGAGCCGCATATCTTTACGGCAACCCTTGCCGAGAACGTCCGTCTGTGGCTTCCAAACGCCACGGACGGAGCCGTGACGGCGGCACTTGAGGCGGCGGCGCTCGGAGACTTTCTGCGTACCCTTCCCGATGGCTTGCAGACACCGCTCGGACAGGGCGGACATCCACTCTCTGCGGGTCAGCGTCACCGCCTCGGTCTTGCACGCGCGTTTTTCCAAAACCGTCCCATTGTCCTCCTCGACGAAATCACGGCAGGACTTGACGGGGATACAGAAGCCCTTGTCATCGACGCACTCACGCGATTCGCACATCACCGCACGCTGATTCTGACATCACATCGCCCCGCCCTCATCACGTGGGCGGATCACGTTATTACATTGGGAGGTGGAGAGATATAA
- a CDS encoding amino acid ABC transporter ATP-binding/permease protein has translation MTGTLFRLLSIAAPSKALPALFAGVLAAASGIALIGTAAWIIASAALQPPLSALALAITMVRACGIGRAVFRYLDRLLSHRLAFACYEDLQQATYRRSAAAIPMREGNVREGAFLHDLLTGCETLRDFYLRTVPQPLIAGMLTALTCAALLPLSPWGILSIVLLYLLHLVLPHILHETDLRTESAAYRGSLLDLLDGRTELAAAGTLPPAVCRLNRAAEDFQGKQNHKRTKREQLFTLLDTLRVSVWILLILLLLPHVADGTLTGVQYAVWVLILEAVLSEYRPLPAASLGTVEAIRAAETILPAEEHLSEKTLSASSPAWQEDAPLIAVEHLAFAYHDGIPILRELSFTIRRGQHTALIGESGAGKTTLASLLLRLWDPDSGTISYRGVPHTELSTEASRALFGASLQGSYLFSTSTRNNFLRLHENMEEQQMWDALETAQLADVVRALPAGLDEPLGENAARFSGGQRSRLLTALALAAKAEILLLDEPTAGLDAARGERLITAVLRELDARGGTLIVITHDLPLLDRMKQVIEL, from the coding sequence ATAACCGGGACACTCTTTCGTCTGCTCTCCATTGCGGCACCGAGCAAGGCACTGCCCGCGCTCTTTGCGGGTGTGCTCGCAGCTGCCTCGGGCATTGCGCTCATCGGTACGGCTGCATGGATCATCGCGAGCGCGGCACTGCAGCCGCCTCTCTCTGCGCTCGCGCTTGCGATTACAATGGTACGCGCGTGCGGCATCGGGCGTGCCGTCTTCCGCTATCTCGACCGTCTGCTCTCCCATCGCCTTGCATTCGCGTGCTACGAGGACTTGCAACAGGCGACCTATCGCCGCTCCGCTGCGGCGATTCCCATGCGGGAGGGCAATGTCCGCGAAGGCGCGTTCCTGCACGATCTCCTCACAGGCTGCGAAACCCTGCGTGACTTCTATCTGCGCACCGTTCCGCAGCCGCTGATCGCAGGGATGCTCACCGCCCTTACCTGCGCAGCGCTCCTACCGCTCAGCCCGTGGGGAATTCTCTCCATCGTCCTCCTTTACCTCCTCCATCTCGTCCTGCCGCACATTCTCCATGAGACGGATCTGCGCACAGAGAGCGCCGCCTATCGGGGCAGTCTGCTCGATCTGCTCGACGGTCGTACAGAGCTTGCGGCAGCCGGCACACTCCCCCCCGCCGTATGCCGCCTCAATCGCGCCGCCGAGGATTTTCAAGGGAAACAGAATCATAAACGCACAAAGCGCGAGCAGCTGTTCACCCTTCTCGACACACTACGCGTATCGGTATGGATTCTCCTGATCCTCCTCCTGCTTCCACACGTTGCGGACGGAACGCTGACGGGTGTGCAGTACGCCGTCTGGGTGCTCATCCTCGAAGCTGTACTCAGCGAGTACCGCCCCCTTCCCGCTGCAAGCCTCGGCACAGTGGAAGCAATACGGGCGGCTGAGACGATCCTGCCGGCAGAGGAACATCTCTCTGAAAAAACTTTGTCAGCATCTTCTCCTGCGTGGCAGGAGGATGCCCCGCTGATTGCGGTGGAGCATCTCGCCTTTGCCTACCATGACGGCATTCCAATCCTGCGCGAACTCTCCTTTACGATTCGACGCGGACAGCACACCGCCCTCATCGGCGAGAGCGGCGCGGGCAAGACCACGCTTGCAAGCCTTCTGCTGCGCCTCTGGGATCCCGACAGTGGTACAATCTCATATCGGGGAGTGCCGCACACCGAACTTTCAACCGAAGCCTCACGCGCCCTCTTTGGAGCTTCTCTGCAGGGAAGTTATCTGTTCAGCACATCGACGCGCAACAACTTTCTGCGTCTCCACGAGAACATGGAGGAGCAGCAGATGTGGGATGCACTTGAGACGGCGCAGCTTGCCGATGTGGTACGGGCACTTCCTGCGGGGCTGGACGAACCTCTGGGGGAAAACGCCGCCCGTTTCTCGGGCGGACAGCGCAGCCGTCTGCTCACCGCACTTGCCCTTGCCGCAAAGGCGGAGATTTTGCTGCTCGATGAGCCGACAGCAGGGCTCGATGCCGCACGCGGAGAGCGATTGATCACCGCCGTGCTGAGGGAACTCGACGCACGTGGGGGCACGCTCATCGTCATCACGCACGATCTCCCCCTCCTAGACCGTATGAAACAGGTGATAGAACTATGA
- a CDS encoding tetratricopeptide repeat protein, with the protein MTKERFHELIHAVLDRLGAAAPPHELFAGGTDDWHARARLAHFLAQTEEYHAEALELFLSVVDAEPNEELAQDVEEKVYAMQGLSALEASDKATQEAALEHINLAIECAESTDFLYKYILRGELWADRWNLMHKLRMTEEAEAEADERIAAFSGLEDAVPHNSYLYYGYRFKAHLAAERGVVLIAKDYMHMAIHAMEIPPAYEQGLAEAFAATHENAPWILREIDRATPNPEQLHWDI; encoded by the coding sequence ATGACAAAAGAACGCTTTCACGAACTGATCCACGCTGTTTTGGATCGCCTTGGCGCGGCAGCACCGCCCCACGAACTCTTTGCGGGCGGCACAGACGACTGGCACGCACGCGCACGCCTCGCCCACTTCCTCGCACAGACCGAGGAGTACCATGCCGAAGCCTTGGAGCTCTTTCTGAGCGTCGTCGACGCAGAGCCAAACGAGGAACTCGCGCAGGACGTGGAGGAAAAGGTCTACGCTATGCAGGGACTGAGCGCCCTCGAAGCGTCGGACAAGGCGACGCAGGAAGCCGCGCTTGAGCACATCAACCTCGCAATTGAGTGCGCCGAGTCCACGGACTTCCTCTACAAGTACATCCTGCGCGGCGAACTCTGGGCGGATCGTTGGAATCTCATGCACAAGCTGCGCATGACCGAGGAAGCGGAGGCAGAGGCGGATGAGCGCATTGCCGCCTTTAGCGGACTTGAGGATGCCGTTCCCCACAACTCCTATCTCTACTACGGTTACCGCTTCAAGGCACATCTCGCCGCCGAGCGCGGCGTCGTCCTCATCGCGAAGGACTATATGCACATGGCGATTCACGCGATGGAGATCCCGCCCGCCTACGAACAGGGACTTGCGGAGGCGTTCGCCGCGACACATGAAAACGCCCCGTGGATCCTGCGCGAGATCGACCGCGCGACACCGAATCCCGAACAGCTGCATTGGGATATATAG